One region of Phoenix dactylifera cultivar Barhee BC4 unplaced genomic scaffold, palm_55x_up_171113_PBpolish2nd_filt_p 000143F, whole genome shotgun sequence genomic DNA includes:
- the LOC103696217 gene encoding uncharacterized protein LOC103696217 isoform X2, producing MTRVIISSVNFRGPLLLLVRPVPPDRTPDGAPPPDMGDEGRTIAAGPPEAQVAALATKKRARDGADAGDLKRVAEIVMVLTAMGQMRGGREPTAAEKALVAEAREKLAGMCEAVKPKDLFSREAVRVVVEDLGLNRSKDPMLGFRPPKMSIAEKVLLTKRKMEESKEAAIHSSFSSSQHLPVSFGANFEPHGTLLHGASRFLPDKPSQMVLSAGGFQSTSTVTHVPALASSASSKQPQINETLAAVTPVKSASNPHQGGSPSLTLPRTEPGHLRLDGRLDGPTYQTLVRATSADYMPYKTPATSMQSTSAAVTKVGQANKLPNHALVKSEGIHEVNAVQNSQAIRNQEISSAIQAGQGNFLIGHQPPPGLTFVHAPSPLTNDNDIVKNVQRILQQKVSDHPSWTPPSTEYMSKPLVCQVCKITITDVESLLVCDACEKGTHLKCLQSYGNKGIPKAEWHCPKCLLSSNGKPLPPKYGRVTRTVGPSKAASNAGGTHASLEKKTENPDLKVIQQKIIANGNSGAPDLAHASNMGGSHVESAPASMMKVAEVQSNSPAAEMKKEDVMSTGASTNTLKENTGVVCITSGTKNESIDKHNDRNGSSSCDMKATSGSVLQPKTALESSCSEHPCGTVIDNNNQSQVSGGSQVSNGVELPSSAEASTIQWKEISKPFDNELKEPFSKKETSENKAGSNTRLDDGDNFQATSNGTLDYGDEARDCGRSLLPDLHTVDWVGDILQVVDEKTYYQSCRINGIQYKLQDQVLIASTCQKFAPSKLQSLWEDNNSRSKWATVDLYYFPNDLAEIVSQPSTTENSEVYASNNKKTIMAGSIYGPCEVLDTDRFREESDRRSQIGDSKSGLHPIFVCKWMYDESNGSFQPVTN from the exons ATGACACGTGTCATTATTTCATCGGTGAATTTCCGAG gtcccctcctcctcctcgtccgcCCGGTCCCCCCGGATCGGACACCCGACGGGGCCCCGCCGCCGGATATGGGAGACGAGGGCAGGACGATAGCCGCCGGCCCCCCCGAGGCCCAGGTCGCGGCGCTGGCGACCAAGAAGCGCGCGAGGGACGGCGCCGACGCCGGGGACTTGAAGAGGGTCGCGGAGATTGTGATGGTGTTGACGGCGATGGGGCAGATGAGGGGCGGCCGGGAGCCGACGGCCGCCGAGAAGGCTCTGGTGGCGGAGGCGCGGGAGAAGCTCGCCGGGATGTGCGAGGCCGTGAAGCCCAAGGATCTGTTCTCCAGGGAGGCGGTTAGGGTTGTGGTCGAGGATCTTGGGCTCAATCGGTCCAAGGATCCCATGCTGGGGTTCCGGCCTCCCAAGATGTCCATCGCCGAGAAGGTCTTGCTCACCAAAAGGAAG atggAGGAATCCAAGGAAGCTGCCATACATTCatctttttcttcatctcagCATCTTCCAGTTAGCTTTGGTGCAAACTTTGAACCCCACGGAACCTTGTTACATGGAGCTTCTAGGTTCCTACCCGATAAACCAAGTCAAATGGTGCTGTCTGCTGGAGGCTTTCAGAGTACTTCAACTGTAACACATGTTCCTGCGCTAGCTTCTTCTGCCTCTTCAAAGCAGCCGCAAATCAATGAAACACTTGCTGCTGTTACTCCTGTAAAATCAGCATCCAATCCACACCAGGGAGGTTCTCCTTCATTAACACTGCCTCGTACAGAACCTGGACACCTCCGGTTGGATGGACGACTTGATGGGCCAACTTATCAAACACTAGTTCGAG CTACTTCTGCTGATTATATGCCATATAAAACCCCAGCAACTTCTATGCAATCGACATCTGCTGCTGTAACAAAGGTTGGCCAGGCAAATAAGTTGCCCAATCATGCTTTGGTAAAGTCTGAGGGTATTCATGAAGTTAATGCTGTTCAAAATTCACAAGCTATAAGAAATCAGGAAATAAGTTCTGCAATTCAAGCTGGACAAGGAAATTTTCTCATTGGACATCAGCCTCCACCAGGCCTCACGTTTGTTCATGCACCTTCTCCTTTGACCAACGATAATGACATTGTTAAAAATGTGCAGAGGATATTGCAGCAAAAGGTTTCTGATCATCCTAGCTGGACGCCACCATCAACTGAGTACATGAGCAAACCTCTAGTTTGCCAAGTATGCAAGATTACCATCACTGATGTGGAAAGTTTGCTTGTCTGTGATGCTTGTGAGAAAGGAACCCACTTAAAATGCCTTCAGTCTTATGGTAACAAAGGCATTCCTAAGGCCGAGTGGCACTGCCcaaaatgcttgttatcaagcAACGGCAAACCTTTGCCACCTAAATATGGCCGGGTTACAAGGACTGTTGGTCCATCGAAGGCAGCTTCAAATGCAGGTGGTACTCATGCTTCCTTAGAGAAGAAAACGGAAAACCCAGACTTGAAGGTTATTCAACAGAAAATAATAGCCAATGGAAATTCTGGTGCTCCGGATCTTGCCCATGCTTCGAATATGGGAGGCAGCCATGTTGAGTCAGCTCCAGCTTCAATGATGAAGGTTGCAGAAGTGCAGTCTAATTCGCCTGCTGCTGAGATGAAAAAAGAGGATGTGATGTCTACAGGGGCCTCCACCAACACCTTAAAGGAAAATACTGGAGTGGTTTGTATCACCTCTGGCACAAAAAATGAAAGTATTGATAAACACAATGACAGAAATGGATCATCTTCATGTGACATGAAAGCAACCTCTGGGTCTGTGTTGCAGCCAAAGACGGCACTAGAGAGTTCCTGTTCTGAGCATCCCTGTGGCACTGTTATTGACAACAACAATCAGTCTCAAGTGTCTGGTGGTTCACAAGTTAGCAACGGAGTAGAGTTGCCAAGCAGTGCTGAGGCTTCTACGATTCAATGGAAGGAAATCAGCAAGCCTTTTGACAATGAGCTTAAAGAACCATTCAGTAAAAAGGAAACATCTGAAAACAAGGCTGGTAGTAACACTAGGTTGGATGATGGAGATAATTTTCAGGCAACTTCAAATGGAACGTTGGATTATGGGGATGAAGCTAGAGATTGTGGTAGGTCTTTGCTACCAGACTTGCATACTGTAGATTGGGTTGGTGATATTCTCCAAGTTGTAGACGAGAAGACATATTACCAGTCCTGTCGCATTAATGGTATTCAGTACAAGCTTCAAGATCAAGTTTTAATTGCTTCCACCTGTCAGAAGTTTGCTCCTTCAAAGCTCCAG TCTTTGTGGGAGGATAATAACTCTAGGTCAAAGTGGGCTACTGTagatttgtattacttccccaATGATCTTGCAGAGATTGTAAGCCAACCATCTACCACTGAAAACAGTGAG GTGTATGCTTCAAATAATAAGAAAACCATAATGGCTGGCTCAATATATGGTCCATGTGAAGTTTTAGACACTGACAGGTTTAGGGAAGAAAGTGATAGGAGATCACAAATAGGTGATTCTAAAAGTGGTTTACATCCAATTTTTGTGTGCAA ATGGATGTATGATGAATCAAATGGCAGCTTTCAGCCTGTCACCAATTAA
- the LOC103696217 gene encoding uncharacterized protein LOC103696217 isoform X3, whose translation MTRVIISSVNFRGPLLLLVRPVPPDRTPDGAPPPDMGDEGRTIAAGPPEAQVAALATKKRARDGADAGDLKRVAEIVMVLTAMGQMRGGREPTAAEKALVAEAREKLAGMCEAVKPKDLFSREAVRVVVEDLGLNRSKDPMLGFRPPKMSIAEKVLLTKRKMEESKEAAIHSSFSSSQHLPVSFGANFEPHGTLLHGASRFLPDKPSQMVLSAGGFQSTSTVTHVPALASSASSKQPQINETLAAVTPVKSASNPHQGGSPSLTLPRTEPGHLRLDGRLDGPTYQTLVRATSADYMPYKTPATSMQSTSAAVTKVGQANKLPNHALVKSEGIHEVNAVQNSQAIRNQEISSAIQAGQGNFLIGHQPPPGLTFVHAPSPLTNDNDIVKNVQRILQQKVSDHPSWTPPSTEYMSKPLVCQVCKITITDVESLLVCDACEKGTHLKCLQSYGNKGIPKAEWHCPKCLLSSNGKPLPPKYGRVTRTVGPSKAASNAGGTHASLEKKTENPDLKVIQQKIIANGNSGAPDLAHASNMGGSHVESAPASMMKVAEVQSNSPAAEMKKEDVMSTGASTNTLKENTGVVCITSGTKNESIDKHNDRNGSSSCDMKATSGSVLQPKTALESSCSEHPCGTVIDNNNQSQVSGGSQVSNGVELPSSAEASTIQWKEISKPFDNELKEPFSKKETSENKAGSNTRLDDGDNFQATSNGTLDYGDEARDCGRSLLPDLHTVDWVGDILQVVDEKTYYQSCRINGIQYKLQDQVLIASTCQKFAPSKLQSLWEDNNSRSKWATVDLYYFPNDLAEIVSQPSTTENSEVYASNNKKTIMAGSIYGPCEVLDTDRFREESDRRSQIGDSKSGLHPIFVCKYVFSIHILISFMDV comes from the exons ATGACACGTGTCATTATTTCATCGGTGAATTTCCGAG gtcccctcctcctcctcgtccgcCCGGTCCCCCCGGATCGGACACCCGACGGGGCCCCGCCGCCGGATATGGGAGACGAGGGCAGGACGATAGCCGCCGGCCCCCCCGAGGCCCAGGTCGCGGCGCTGGCGACCAAGAAGCGCGCGAGGGACGGCGCCGACGCCGGGGACTTGAAGAGGGTCGCGGAGATTGTGATGGTGTTGACGGCGATGGGGCAGATGAGGGGCGGCCGGGAGCCGACGGCCGCCGAGAAGGCTCTGGTGGCGGAGGCGCGGGAGAAGCTCGCCGGGATGTGCGAGGCCGTGAAGCCCAAGGATCTGTTCTCCAGGGAGGCGGTTAGGGTTGTGGTCGAGGATCTTGGGCTCAATCGGTCCAAGGATCCCATGCTGGGGTTCCGGCCTCCCAAGATGTCCATCGCCGAGAAGGTCTTGCTCACCAAAAGGAAG atggAGGAATCCAAGGAAGCTGCCATACATTCatctttttcttcatctcagCATCTTCCAGTTAGCTTTGGTGCAAACTTTGAACCCCACGGAACCTTGTTACATGGAGCTTCTAGGTTCCTACCCGATAAACCAAGTCAAATGGTGCTGTCTGCTGGAGGCTTTCAGAGTACTTCAACTGTAACACATGTTCCTGCGCTAGCTTCTTCTGCCTCTTCAAAGCAGCCGCAAATCAATGAAACACTTGCTGCTGTTACTCCTGTAAAATCAGCATCCAATCCACACCAGGGAGGTTCTCCTTCATTAACACTGCCTCGTACAGAACCTGGACACCTCCGGTTGGATGGACGACTTGATGGGCCAACTTATCAAACACTAGTTCGAG CTACTTCTGCTGATTATATGCCATATAAAACCCCAGCAACTTCTATGCAATCGACATCTGCTGCTGTAACAAAGGTTGGCCAGGCAAATAAGTTGCCCAATCATGCTTTGGTAAAGTCTGAGGGTATTCATGAAGTTAATGCTGTTCAAAATTCACAAGCTATAAGAAATCAGGAAATAAGTTCTGCAATTCAAGCTGGACAAGGAAATTTTCTCATTGGACATCAGCCTCCACCAGGCCTCACGTTTGTTCATGCACCTTCTCCTTTGACCAACGATAATGACATTGTTAAAAATGTGCAGAGGATATTGCAGCAAAAGGTTTCTGATCATCCTAGCTGGACGCCACCATCAACTGAGTACATGAGCAAACCTCTAGTTTGCCAAGTATGCAAGATTACCATCACTGATGTGGAAAGTTTGCTTGTCTGTGATGCTTGTGAGAAAGGAACCCACTTAAAATGCCTTCAGTCTTATGGTAACAAAGGCATTCCTAAGGCCGAGTGGCACTGCCcaaaatgcttgttatcaagcAACGGCAAACCTTTGCCACCTAAATATGGCCGGGTTACAAGGACTGTTGGTCCATCGAAGGCAGCTTCAAATGCAGGTGGTACTCATGCTTCCTTAGAGAAGAAAACGGAAAACCCAGACTTGAAGGTTATTCAACAGAAAATAATAGCCAATGGAAATTCTGGTGCTCCGGATCTTGCCCATGCTTCGAATATGGGAGGCAGCCATGTTGAGTCAGCTCCAGCTTCAATGATGAAGGTTGCAGAAGTGCAGTCTAATTCGCCTGCTGCTGAGATGAAAAAAGAGGATGTGATGTCTACAGGGGCCTCCACCAACACCTTAAAGGAAAATACTGGAGTGGTTTGTATCACCTCTGGCACAAAAAATGAAAGTATTGATAAACACAATGACAGAAATGGATCATCTTCATGTGACATGAAAGCAACCTCTGGGTCTGTGTTGCAGCCAAAGACGGCACTAGAGAGTTCCTGTTCTGAGCATCCCTGTGGCACTGTTATTGACAACAACAATCAGTCTCAAGTGTCTGGTGGTTCACAAGTTAGCAACGGAGTAGAGTTGCCAAGCAGTGCTGAGGCTTCTACGATTCAATGGAAGGAAATCAGCAAGCCTTTTGACAATGAGCTTAAAGAACCATTCAGTAAAAAGGAAACATCTGAAAACAAGGCTGGTAGTAACACTAGGTTGGATGATGGAGATAATTTTCAGGCAACTTCAAATGGAACGTTGGATTATGGGGATGAAGCTAGAGATTGTGGTAGGTCTTTGCTACCAGACTTGCATACTGTAGATTGGGTTGGTGATATTCTCCAAGTTGTAGACGAGAAGACATATTACCAGTCCTGTCGCATTAATGGTATTCAGTACAAGCTTCAAGATCAAGTTTTAATTGCTTCCACCTGTCAGAAGTTTGCTCCTTCAAAGCTCCAG TCTTTGTGGGAGGATAATAACTCTAGGTCAAAGTGGGCTACTGTagatttgtattacttccccaATGATCTTGCAGAGATTGTAAGCCAACCATCTACCACTGAAAACAGTGAG GTGTATGCTTCAAATAATAAGAAAACCATAATGGCTGGCTCAATATATGGTCCATGTGAAGTTTTAGACACTGACAGGTTTAGGGAAGAAAGTGATAGGAGATCACAAATAGGTGATTCTAAAAGTGGTTTACATCCAATTTTTGTGTGCAAGTATGTCTTTTCAATCCATATCTTGATATCTTTT ATGGATGTATGA
- the LOC103696217 gene encoding uncharacterized protein LOC103696217 isoform X1: MTRVIISSVNFRGPLLLLVRPVPPDRTPDGAPPPDMGDEGRTIAAGPPEAQVAALATKKRARDGADAGDLKRVAEIVMVLTAMGQMRGGREPTAAEKALVAEAREKLAGMCEAVKPKDLFSREAVRVVVEDLGLNRSKDPMLGFRPPKMSIAEKVLLTKRKMEESKEAAIHSSFSSSQHLPVSFGANFEPHGTLLHGASRFLPDKPSQMVLSAGGFQSTSTVTHVPALASSASSKQPQINETLAAVTPVKSASNPHQGGSPSLTLPRTEPGHLRLDGRLDGPTYQTLVRATSADYMPYKTPATSMQSTSAAVTKVGQANKLPNHALVKSEGIHEVNAVQNSQAIRNQEISSAIQAGQGNFLIGHQPPPGLTFVHAPSPLTNDNDIVKNVQRILQQKVSDHPSWTPPSTEYMSKPLVCQVCKITITDVESLLVCDACEKGTHLKCLQSYGNKGIPKAEWHCPKCLLSSNGKPLPPKYGRVTRTVGPSKAASNAGGTHASLEKKTENPDLKVIQQKIIANGNSGAPDLAHASNMGGSHVESAPASMMKVAEVQSNSPAAEMKKEDVMSTGASTNTLKENTGVVCITSGTKNESIDKHNDRNGSSSCDMKATSGSVLQPKTALESSCSEHPCGTVIDNNNQSQVSGGSQVSNGVELPSSAEASTIQWKEISKPFDNELKEPFSKKETSENKAGSNTRLDDGDNFQATSNGTLDYGDEARDCGRSLLPDLHTVDWVGDILQVVDEKTYYQSCRINGIQYKLQDQVLIASTCQKFAPSKLQSLWEDNNSRSKWATVDLYYFPNDLAEIVSQPSTTENSEVYASNNKKTIMAGSIYGPCEVLDTDRFREESDRRSQIDGCMMNQMAAFSLSPINVITLSNLCIYSQLFFP; this comes from the exons ATGACACGTGTCATTATTTCATCGGTGAATTTCCGAG gtcccctcctcctcctcgtccgcCCGGTCCCCCCGGATCGGACACCCGACGGGGCCCCGCCGCCGGATATGGGAGACGAGGGCAGGACGATAGCCGCCGGCCCCCCCGAGGCCCAGGTCGCGGCGCTGGCGACCAAGAAGCGCGCGAGGGACGGCGCCGACGCCGGGGACTTGAAGAGGGTCGCGGAGATTGTGATGGTGTTGACGGCGATGGGGCAGATGAGGGGCGGCCGGGAGCCGACGGCCGCCGAGAAGGCTCTGGTGGCGGAGGCGCGGGAGAAGCTCGCCGGGATGTGCGAGGCCGTGAAGCCCAAGGATCTGTTCTCCAGGGAGGCGGTTAGGGTTGTGGTCGAGGATCTTGGGCTCAATCGGTCCAAGGATCCCATGCTGGGGTTCCGGCCTCCCAAGATGTCCATCGCCGAGAAGGTCTTGCTCACCAAAAGGAAG atggAGGAATCCAAGGAAGCTGCCATACATTCatctttttcttcatctcagCATCTTCCAGTTAGCTTTGGTGCAAACTTTGAACCCCACGGAACCTTGTTACATGGAGCTTCTAGGTTCCTACCCGATAAACCAAGTCAAATGGTGCTGTCTGCTGGAGGCTTTCAGAGTACTTCAACTGTAACACATGTTCCTGCGCTAGCTTCTTCTGCCTCTTCAAAGCAGCCGCAAATCAATGAAACACTTGCTGCTGTTACTCCTGTAAAATCAGCATCCAATCCACACCAGGGAGGTTCTCCTTCATTAACACTGCCTCGTACAGAACCTGGACACCTCCGGTTGGATGGACGACTTGATGGGCCAACTTATCAAACACTAGTTCGAG CTACTTCTGCTGATTATATGCCATATAAAACCCCAGCAACTTCTATGCAATCGACATCTGCTGCTGTAACAAAGGTTGGCCAGGCAAATAAGTTGCCCAATCATGCTTTGGTAAAGTCTGAGGGTATTCATGAAGTTAATGCTGTTCAAAATTCACAAGCTATAAGAAATCAGGAAATAAGTTCTGCAATTCAAGCTGGACAAGGAAATTTTCTCATTGGACATCAGCCTCCACCAGGCCTCACGTTTGTTCATGCACCTTCTCCTTTGACCAACGATAATGACATTGTTAAAAATGTGCAGAGGATATTGCAGCAAAAGGTTTCTGATCATCCTAGCTGGACGCCACCATCAACTGAGTACATGAGCAAACCTCTAGTTTGCCAAGTATGCAAGATTACCATCACTGATGTGGAAAGTTTGCTTGTCTGTGATGCTTGTGAGAAAGGAACCCACTTAAAATGCCTTCAGTCTTATGGTAACAAAGGCATTCCTAAGGCCGAGTGGCACTGCCcaaaatgcttgttatcaagcAACGGCAAACCTTTGCCACCTAAATATGGCCGGGTTACAAGGACTGTTGGTCCATCGAAGGCAGCTTCAAATGCAGGTGGTACTCATGCTTCCTTAGAGAAGAAAACGGAAAACCCAGACTTGAAGGTTATTCAACAGAAAATAATAGCCAATGGAAATTCTGGTGCTCCGGATCTTGCCCATGCTTCGAATATGGGAGGCAGCCATGTTGAGTCAGCTCCAGCTTCAATGATGAAGGTTGCAGAAGTGCAGTCTAATTCGCCTGCTGCTGAGATGAAAAAAGAGGATGTGATGTCTACAGGGGCCTCCACCAACACCTTAAAGGAAAATACTGGAGTGGTTTGTATCACCTCTGGCACAAAAAATGAAAGTATTGATAAACACAATGACAGAAATGGATCATCTTCATGTGACATGAAAGCAACCTCTGGGTCTGTGTTGCAGCCAAAGACGGCACTAGAGAGTTCCTGTTCTGAGCATCCCTGTGGCACTGTTATTGACAACAACAATCAGTCTCAAGTGTCTGGTGGTTCACAAGTTAGCAACGGAGTAGAGTTGCCAAGCAGTGCTGAGGCTTCTACGATTCAATGGAAGGAAATCAGCAAGCCTTTTGACAATGAGCTTAAAGAACCATTCAGTAAAAAGGAAACATCTGAAAACAAGGCTGGTAGTAACACTAGGTTGGATGATGGAGATAATTTTCAGGCAACTTCAAATGGAACGTTGGATTATGGGGATGAAGCTAGAGATTGTGGTAGGTCTTTGCTACCAGACTTGCATACTGTAGATTGGGTTGGTGATATTCTCCAAGTTGTAGACGAGAAGACATATTACCAGTCCTGTCGCATTAATGGTATTCAGTACAAGCTTCAAGATCAAGTTTTAATTGCTTCCACCTGTCAGAAGTTTGCTCCTTCAAAGCTCCAG TCTTTGTGGGAGGATAATAACTCTAGGTCAAAGTGGGCTACTGTagatttgtattacttccccaATGATCTTGCAGAGATTGTAAGCCAACCATCTACCACTGAAAACAGTGAG GTGTATGCTTCAAATAATAAGAAAACCATAATGGCTGGCTCAATATATGGTCCATGTGAAGTTTTAGACACTGACAGGTTTAGGGAAGAAAGTGATAGGAGATCACAAATAG ATGGATGTATGATGAATCAAATGGCAGCTTTCAGCCTGTCACCAATTAATGTAATCACATTATCTAATCTGTGCATTTATTCTCAGCTATTTTTTCCCTAG
- the LOC103696217 gene encoding uncharacterized protein LOC103696217 isoform X4: MGDEGRTIAAGPPEAQVAALATKKRARDGADAGDLKRVAEIVMVLTAMGQMRGGREPTAAEKALVAEAREKLAGMCEAVKPKDLFSREAVRVVVEDLGLNRSKDPMLGFRPPKMSIAEKVLLTKRKMEESKEAAIHSSFSSSQHLPVSFGANFEPHGTLLHGASRFLPDKPSQMVLSAGGFQSTSTVTHVPALASSASSKQPQINETLAAVTPVKSASNPHQGGSPSLTLPRTEPGHLRLDGRLDGPTYQTLVRATSADYMPYKTPATSMQSTSAAVTKVGQANKLPNHALVKSEGIHEVNAVQNSQAIRNQEISSAIQAGQGNFLIGHQPPPGLTFVHAPSPLTNDNDIVKNVQRILQQKVSDHPSWTPPSTEYMSKPLVCQVCKITITDVESLLVCDACEKGTHLKCLQSYGNKGIPKAEWHCPKCLLSSNGKPLPPKYGRVTRTVGPSKAASNAGGTHASLEKKTENPDLKVIQQKIIANGNSGAPDLAHASNMGGSHVESAPASMMKVAEVQSNSPAAEMKKEDVMSTGASTNTLKENTGVVCITSGTKNESIDKHNDRNGSSSCDMKATSGSVLQPKTALESSCSEHPCGTVIDNNNQSQVSGGSQVSNGVELPSSAEASTIQWKEISKPFDNELKEPFSKKETSENKAGSNTRLDDGDNFQATSNGTLDYGDEARDCGRSLLPDLHTVDWVGDILQVVDEKTYYQSCRINGIQYKLQDQVLIASTCQKFAPSKLQSLWEDNNSRSKWATVDLYYFPNDLAEIVSQPSTTENSEVYASNNKKTIMAGSIYGPCEVLDTDRFREESDRRSQIDGCMMNQMAAFSLSPINVITLSNLCIYSQLFFP, translated from the exons ATGGGAGACGAGGGCAGGACGATAGCCGCCGGCCCCCCCGAGGCCCAGGTCGCGGCGCTGGCGACCAAGAAGCGCGCGAGGGACGGCGCCGACGCCGGGGACTTGAAGAGGGTCGCGGAGATTGTGATGGTGTTGACGGCGATGGGGCAGATGAGGGGCGGCCGGGAGCCGACGGCCGCCGAGAAGGCTCTGGTGGCGGAGGCGCGGGAGAAGCTCGCCGGGATGTGCGAGGCCGTGAAGCCCAAGGATCTGTTCTCCAGGGAGGCGGTTAGGGTTGTGGTCGAGGATCTTGGGCTCAATCGGTCCAAGGATCCCATGCTGGGGTTCCGGCCTCCCAAGATGTCCATCGCCGAGAAGGTCTTGCTCACCAAAAGGAAG atggAGGAATCCAAGGAAGCTGCCATACATTCatctttttcttcatctcagCATCTTCCAGTTAGCTTTGGTGCAAACTTTGAACCCCACGGAACCTTGTTACATGGAGCTTCTAGGTTCCTACCCGATAAACCAAGTCAAATGGTGCTGTCTGCTGGAGGCTTTCAGAGTACTTCAACTGTAACACATGTTCCTGCGCTAGCTTCTTCTGCCTCTTCAAAGCAGCCGCAAATCAATGAAACACTTGCTGCTGTTACTCCTGTAAAATCAGCATCCAATCCACACCAGGGAGGTTCTCCTTCATTAACACTGCCTCGTACAGAACCTGGACACCTCCGGTTGGATGGACGACTTGATGGGCCAACTTATCAAACACTAGTTCGAG CTACTTCTGCTGATTATATGCCATATAAAACCCCAGCAACTTCTATGCAATCGACATCTGCTGCTGTAACAAAGGTTGGCCAGGCAAATAAGTTGCCCAATCATGCTTTGGTAAAGTCTGAGGGTATTCATGAAGTTAATGCTGTTCAAAATTCACAAGCTATAAGAAATCAGGAAATAAGTTCTGCAATTCAAGCTGGACAAGGAAATTTTCTCATTGGACATCAGCCTCCACCAGGCCTCACGTTTGTTCATGCACCTTCTCCTTTGACCAACGATAATGACATTGTTAAAAATGTGCAGAGGATATTGCAGCAAAAGGTTTCTGATCATCCTAGCTGGACGCCACCATCAACTGAGTACATGAGCAAACCTCTAGTTTGCCAAGTATGCAAGATTACCATCACTGATGTGGAAAGTTTGCTTGTCTGTGATGCTTGTGAGAAAGGAACCCACTTAAAATGCCTTCAGTCTTATGGTAACAAAGGCATTCCTAAGGCCGAGTGGCACTGCCcaaaatgcttgttatcaagcAACGGCAAACCTTTGCCACCTAAATATGGCCGGGTTACAAGGACTGTTGGTCCATCGAAGGCAGCTTCAAATGCAGGTGGTACTCATGCTTCCTTAGAGAAGAAAACGGAAAACCCAGACTTGAAGGTTATTCAACAGAAAATAATAGCCAATGGAAATTCTGGTGCTCCGGATCTTGCCCATGCTTCGAATATGGGAGGCAGCCATGTTGAGTCAGCTCCAGCTTCAATGATGAAGGTTGCAGAAGTGCAGTCTAATTCGCCTGCTGCTGAGATGAAAAAAGAGGATGTGATGTCTACAGGGGCCTCCACCAACACCTTAAAGGAAAATACTGGAGTGGTTTGTATCACCTCTGGCACAAAAAATGAAAGTATTGATAAACACAATGACAGAAATGGATCATCTTCATGTGACATGAAAGCAACCTCTGGGTCTGTGTTGCAGCCAAAGACGGCACTAGAGAGTTCCTGTTCTGAGCATCCCTGTGGCACTGTTATTGACAACAACAATCAGTCTCAAGTGTCTGGTGGTTCACAAGTTAGCAACGGAGTAGAGTTGCCAAGCAGTGCTGAGGCTTCTACGATTCAATGGAAGGAAATCAGCAAGCCTTTTGACAATGAGCTTAAAGAACCATTCAGTAAAAAGGAAACATCTGAAAACAAGGCTGGTAGTAACACTAGGTTGGATGATGGAGATAATTTTCAGGCAACTTCAAATGGAACGTTGGATTATGGGGATGAAGCTAGAGATTGTGGTAGGTCTTTGCTACCAGACTTGCATACTGTAGATTGGGTTGGTGATATTCTCCAAGTTGTAGACGAGAAGACATATTACCAGTCCTGTCGCATTAATGGTATTCAGTACAAGCTTCAAGATCAAGTTTTAATTGCTTCCACCTGTCAGAAGTTTGCTCCTTCAAAGCTCCAG TCTTTGTGGGAGGATAATAACTCTAGGTCAAAGTGGGCTACTGTagatttgtattacttccccaATGATCTTGCAGAGATTGTAAGCCAACCATCTACCACTGAAAACAGTGAG GTGTATGCTTCAAATAATAAGAAAACCATAATGGCTGGCTCAATATATGGTCCATGTGAAGTTTTAGACACTGACAGGTTTAGGGAAGAAAGTGATAGGAGATCACAAATAG ATGGATGTATGATGAATCAAATGGCAGCTTTCAGCCTGTCACCAATTAATGTAATCACATTATCTAATCTGTGCATTTATTCTCAGCTATTTTTTCCCTAG